A stretch of DNA from Oncorhynchus mykiss isolate Arlee unplaced genomic scaffold, USDA_OmykA_1.1 un_scaffold_228, whole genome shotgun sequence:
TTCCACGACGTGAAACACTAACAGCCAATTAAAACCAAAACAGCAACATGCATGTACAGATACTCACTCACCTAGCTGATGTGTTCAtgaagcagacctgggttcaaatagtattcaaaatcatttcaaatactttagctggtGTTATTAACCAATAGAATAATCTCAAAACAGCAAACCCCACCCATGTGGCACTCCtggcaggctaaagcaaatgcTAAAACCGTATGAAAGATTTCTactactatttgaacccaggtctggaagtAAGGGGTCCCAACAGTTAGCGAGGAGAAAACTATCCATCTATGTAGCATGTGCAAAAGCCATGGCCATAATCTCTCAATctcaatacaaataaaataatatattaaaTTAACATGAAAAAGAACATCCCTTCTTTATAGGTAAATGCTATAGAACATACAAGACCAAAACATTGCAATGTCCTGCCACTGTCTTGCTTTCCACACACACCGAGCAAAGCCAGTCATTTAATTCCCTTCTCTACAGCTCAGTTCAAAATCAGCTACTGTTATTAACCCGTGGCTTGACAGAACAACAAATACACTTCAACGGGGAAACTGTTCAAGGACTCAAGCTTGGCCACCCTAAAACCAGATTTAAAAAGCTTGAATTACTTGGGGTGAAAAGGTGTTTTCTACCATGTAGTACTCATATAACAAGTGTTTTCTACCATGTAGTACTCATGTACCAAGGGGTTTTCTACCATGTAGTATTCATGTACCAAGGGGTTTTCTACCATGTAGTACTCATGTACCAAGGGGTTTTCTACCATGTAGTACTCATGTACCAAGGGGTTTTCTACCATGTAGTACTCATGTACCAAGGAGTTTTCTACCATGTAGTACTCCTGTAACAATGGGTTTTCTACCACGTAGTACTCATGTAACAAGGGTTTTCTACCATGTAGTACTCATGTAACAAGGGAGTTCTACCATGTAGTACTCATATAACAAGTGTTTTCTACCATGTAGTACTCATGTACCAAGGGGTTTTCTACCATGTAGTCCTCATGTACCAATGGGTTTTCTACCATGTAGTACTCATGTACCAAGGGGTTTTCTACCATGTAGTACTCATGTACCAAGGGGTTTTCTACCATGTAGTACTCCTGTAACAATGGTTTTTCTACCATGTAGTACTCATGTAACAAGGGTTTTCTACCATGTAGTACTCATGTACCAAGGGGTTTTCTACCATGTAGTACTCATGTACCAAGGGTTTTCTACCATGTAGTACTCATGTACCAAGGGTTTTCTACCATGTAGTACTCATGTACCAAGGGTTTTCTACCATGTAGTACTCATGTAACAAGGGATTTCTACCATGTAGTACTCATATAACAAGTGTTTTCTACCATGTAGTACTCATGTAACAAGGGATTTCTACCATGTAGTACTCATATAACAAGTGTTTTCTACCATGTAGTACTCATATAACAAGTGTTTTCTACCATGTAGTACTCATGTAACAAGGGATTTCTACAATGTAGTACTCATATAACAATGGATTTCTACCATGTAGTACTCATATAACAAGGGATTTCTACCATGTAGTACTCATGTAACAAGGGATTTCTACCATGTAGTACTCATGTTACAAGGGATTTCTACCATGTAGTACTCATATAACAAGGGATTTCTACCACGTAGTACTCATATAACAAGGGTTTTCTACCATGTAGTACTCATGTAACAAGGTGTTTTCTACCATGTAGTACTCATGTACCAAGGGTTTTCTTTTGTTAAATGTCCCTGTAAAAAGTTAAAAGGTAGTACTCGTTTTTGTTTTCGTTCCTTTTTATTACACACAAAAATGTGTATTTCCTTCTACACCCTGGAGTGTAacatgtaatatataatatgtatctaTAAAGTGTCTTATACATTACTCTGTTGTATACTAGTACAGTCCCCAATAAATATCCTCACAACTATCGCTTCATAATCGTATCTGTTGGTCCACTTTGTCTGATGAGCAGAGTTCAGAATTACCGTAAAATGTCTATGAAAAGTTTTGTATGAAAATCTTTTCTTCGATCAAACTGATAGACTTGTCCGTCAGCATCGCCTCGCTGTTCACAAACTTGTACCCAAACAGTTTCATCGTGGGTCCACAAACCCTCTGCACCACCTGGGCTAGTTTGTACGGTATGCTGAACCTCCATTTCTCCACTTGCTCTGAGGAGTTCTTCTGCGTTGAATACACTCCACTAGCTTCATTGGAAGCCTGGGTGTTCTTTAACACCCAGTCTTTCACCTGAGGAGTGAACGGGATCCCGGTGAACTTGTACATCTCCGCTGCCTTCCTCATAGGGAATCTAGCGATATCCTCGTACCGTACTAGCATGTACCTCCGCCTCAGCCAAGACGGCTGCCTCAGGCCGACCTCCGCAGACATCCTGATGTTGTCGCAGTTGCCTTTCAGCTTCCTCACCTCGTCGTCGTCAATGGGCACGTCTCCGTCCACCGCCCACTTCTTCCAGTTGTTGTACTTGGCGGAGAAGGCCACCATGCGGGAGGCCAGAACCGCCCTGGGGTCCCTCACCAGCTGGATGAACTTGATATCTAGACGAGGGTCCTCGGCGAGGGGTCTCAGGGTCTCCAGCTGGCGCACCCGGACGGATTTAATGGCCCTGTGCTCCTTCTGCTGGCATGACTCGGACGCCGTGGTTAGGTTGAGGGGACCACACTTCCTAGTCCGGCAATGGTAGCGTTCAAAGACCTTCTTAACGAACGGGCTACAGACGGACTCCTCACAGAGAGAGCTGCTAGATTCTCTCCTGAACAGGGCTGAGGTGACGTGGTCTACAGGAAGTGGGTCaataaagctctccagaggggtGAAGTCACACAGGAAGAGCCCCTGGAGGACTTCCCGGTAGGCCCGGGCGGCGGCTGTGGCGTTGGTCCCGCCGCTCTCTAATGTCAGCGACCTCTCGACGTGCCACAGCGGCTCGAACAGGTAGAACATGTTGTCTCCCTGCTGGTTGAAGAACTCGCCCACGAAGGAGGAGCCTGTCCGCGTGGTGGCCAATAGGAGGATGTGCTTTCTGTTTCCTGCTGATCCTATGACCTCTGACCTACAATACAGTACAAAATACAAAACTTTATTGTCAATCGGATCGGATATTTCAAAAAACAACATTATTCCCAACCACTTGGACATCACACATACAAATACTGATCAGGAGTGGGGACACCACTATGCTAGCTTCAGGAATGTCTTTACTGAGATCAAACATGATAAGTTAGGCACTGTAGTGTCGATCAATCACATATATTTTATAAATGCCTTTTTTGTATCAGCGGTTGTCACtaagtgctttacagatacccagcctaagagaaacctagagaggaaccgggctctgaggggtggccagtcctctcctggctgtacaGGGTGTCGATTTAGGAGTACATGTAGCCATTAAGGCCAGACTGCTTGTCTTACTGTATGATAAATAGTATAtcatgctacacacacagacCTCTGCTCGGTGTAGTTCTCCAGGCGTCTCTTCATGAGGGTGAAGACAGGGTCCAGCTTGCTCAGGGTAGTGAAGGAGGAGCCATTAAACTTCAGGAGACCCAGGGCTGAGGCTGAGGCAGAGTTACTGGGCTGAAGGGGTGTCTGGGGGGTCTGCTTTGGGGTGAGCTTGTCTGAAACCCTACAAGACAGGCTTGGCATTGTTAAACAACATGTTTTATAGTTTTACAAGACCATCTTATCCACAGACAGTGAAATCAATTAAAGTAAGTAAACAATCTATGCCATTGAAACGTCACTACTTCATCCAATCCGGCCCCTTTGGAAAACCCGGCATGACACTTGAGGCCGAGTAGCTGAAATGAATGTCTCAAACACACCGCTATGAATAAAGGTGAGCCTGTTCCAGTCTGAGGGAGATCAGTATAACAGACAGGCctaacgcacacactcacacacacacacacacatacacacacaccacacacacacacacacatacacacacaccacacacacacacacacacacaccacacacacacacacacacacacacacacacacacacacatacacacacacacaca
This window harbors:
- the LOC110518353 gene encoding carbohydrate sulfotransferase 3, which produces MRMKYTISLVFIVALVIIEKENNIISRVSDKLTPKQTPQTPLQPSNSASASALGLLKFNGSSFTTLSKLDPVFTLMKRRLENYTEQRSEVIGSAGNRKHILLLATTRTGSSFVGEFFNQQGDNMFYLFEPLWHVERSLTLESGGTNATAAARAYREVLQGLFLCDFTPLESFIDPLPVDHVTSALFRRESSSSLCEESVCSPFVKKVFERYHCRTRKCGPLNLTTASESCQQKEHRAIKSVRVRQLETLRPLAEDPRLDIKFIQLVRDPRAVLASRMVAFSAKYNNWKKWAVDGDVPIDDDEVRKLKGNCDNIRMSAEVGLRQPSWLRRRYMLVRYEDIARFPMRKAAEMYKFTGIPFTPQVKDWVLKNTQASNEASGVYSTQKNSSEQVEKWRFSIPYKLAQVVQRVCGPTMKLFGYKFVNSEAMLTDKSISLIEEKIFIQNFS